A stretch of Mycobacterium sp. ITM-2016-00316 DNA encodes these proteins:
- a CDS encoding cutinase family protein: MAIDLVRRCSVFLAAAATAAGALILTPASPAQAEGCPDIEVVFARGTNEDPGLGRIGNAFVNSLRNKVGGRSVGTYAVNYPASFDFLAAAGGANDASGHIQWMINNCPNTRMVLGGYSQGAAVIDVIAAVPVPGIGFNAPLPPNTPEHVAALAVFGNPSAKVGLPLTVSPVWGGRSIDLCNFGDPVCGPGEDVAAHRAYDGGPADQAASFAAGLL, translated from the coding sequence GTGGCCATTGATCTTGTTCGCCGTTGTTCCGTATTCCTCGCCGCCGCTGCCACCGCAGCAGGCGCGCTGATCCTGACGCCGGCGTCGCCGGCCCAGGCCGAGGGATGCCCCGACATCGAAGTCGTGTTCGCCCGCGGCACCAATGAGGATCCGGGCCTCGGCCGGATCGGGAATGCCTTCGTGAACTCGCTGCGCAACAAGGTGGGCGGACGCTCGGTGGGCACCTACGCGGTGAACTACCCGGCAAGCTTCGACTTCCTGGCCGCCGCCGGAGGCGCCAACGACGCCAGCGGCCACATCCAATGGATGATCAACAACTGCCCGAACACGCGAATGGTGCTGGGCGGCTACTCACAGGGTGCGGCCGTCATCGACGTCATCGCCGCGGTCCCGGTGCCCGGCATCGGGTTCAACGCCCCGTTGCCGCCGAACACCCCCGAGCACGTCGCCGCGCTCGCGGTGTTCGGCAACCCGTCGGCAAAGGTGGGACTGCCGCTGACGGTGAGCCCGGTCTGGGGCGGCAGGTCCATCGATCTGTGCAACTTCGGCGACCCCGTCTGCGGCCCCGGCGAGGACGTCGCCGCCCACCGCGCCTACGACGGTGGCCCTGCGGACCAGGCCGCGAGCTTCGCCGCCGGTCTGCTCTGA